From the Suncus etruscus isolate mSunEtr1 chromosome 19, mSunEtr1.pri.cur, whole genome shotgun sequence genome, one window contains:
- the S100A11 gene encoding protein S100-A11 — MSGPTETERCIESLIAVFQKYAGKDGNNSTLSKTEFLSFMKVELAAFTQNQKDPGVLDRMMKKLDLNSDGKLDFQEFLNLIGGLAIACHDSFLQASRK, encoded by the exons ATGTCTGGCCCCACCGAGACCGAGAGATGCATTGAGTCTCTGATTGCCGTTTTCCAGAAGTATGCTGGCAAGGATGGCAACAACAGCACGCTCTCCAAGACGGAGTTCCTGAGCTTCATGAAGGTGGAACTGGCCGCCTTCACACAG AATCAAAAGGATCCTGGTGTCCTTGATCGCATGATGAAGAAACTAGACCTCAACTCTGATGGAAAGCTTGATTTTCAAGAATTTCTTAATCTGATCGGTGGCCTGGCTATCGCCTGCCATGATTCCTTTCTTCAGGCTTCCCGGAAGTAA